The following are encoded together in the Streptomyces rapamycinicus NRRL 5491 genome:
- a CDS encoding dodecin, which translates to MAHTYRVTEIVGSSSESVDDAIRCAIGRASKTLRNLDWFEVGQVRGHIENGRIAHYQVGLKVGFRLEDPDAGSGDRTG; encoded by the coding sequence TACCGGGTGACCGAGATCGTCGGCTCGTCCTCCGAGAGCGTCGACGACGCGATCCGCTGCGCCATCGGCCGTGCCTCGAAGACGCTCCGGAATCTTGATTGGTTCGAGGTCGGCCAGGTGCGCGGGCATATCGAGAACGGCCGGATCGCGCACTACCAGGTCGGGCTGAAGGTCGGATTCCGGCTCGAGGACCCCGACGCCGGCTCCGGGGACCGGACCGGCTGA
- a CDS encoding phosphatidylinositol-specific phospholipase C domain-containing protein, whose translation MGRVGSPARGHARRTGTVAVAAAAAALCLTAPAEARPATTDDPSYSATTSVGVHNAYEKAKYPYLADALDSGASLLELDVWTNAFGAGWRVSHSNPLGNDNNCENAAGPDELRTKPRDQSLAGCLADMRAWHQAHPGHRPILVKVEMKDGFNGKKARGPADLDALLGATLGDAVLRPADVVGGHATLDEAVRAGGWPSRSALAGKFIVELIPGTVEENNPLDTLWTDREYATHLRDLSAAGKLGQAAAFPAVHGAAPGDPRTRYTDAALRPWFALFDGDASTYVASGIDTAWYDDRHYLLIMTDAHNVAPPIDGTNPTETQARDRVSELAARHASFATADWYPLPSVLSTVVPRG comes from the coding sequence ATGGGCAGGGTGGGGAGTCCGGCGCGCGGTCATGCCCGGCGCACGGGAACGGTGGCGGTCGCCGCGGCGGCCGCCGCACTGTGTCTGACGGCACCGGCCGAGGCCCGGCCCGCCACCACGGACGATCCGTCCTACTCCGCCACCACCTCGGTGGGCGTGCACAACGCCTACGAGAAGGCCAAGTACCCCTACCTCGCCGACGCGCTGGACTCCGGAGCCTCGCTCCTGGAACTCGATGTGTGGACCAACGCCTTCGGCGCCGGCTGGCGGGTCTCGCACTCCAACCCGCTCGGCAACGACAACAACTGCGAGAACGCCGCGGGCCCGGACGAGCTGCGCACCAAGCCCCGCGACCAGAGCCTGGCCGGCTGCCTCGCCGACATGCGGGCCTGGCACCAGGCCCATCCGGGGCACCGTCCCATCCTCGTCAAGGTGGAGATGAAGGACGGCTTCAACGGCAAGAAGGCGCGCGGCCCGGCCGACCTCGACGCCCTCCTCGGCGCCACCCTGGGCGACGCGGTGCTGCGCCCGGCGGATGTGGTGGGCGGCCACGCCACCCTCGACGAGGCGGTCCGGGCGGGCGGCTGGCCGTCCCGCTCGGCGCTCGCGGGCAAGTTCATCGTCGAGCTGATACCCGGCACGGTCGAGGAGAACAACCCCCTCGACACGCTGTGGACCGACCGCGAATACGCCACCCATCTGCGGGACCTGTCCGCCGCCGGGAAGCTCGGCCAGGCCGCCGCCTTCCCCGCCGTCCACGGCGCCGCCCCGGGCGACCCGCGCACCCGCTACACCGACGCCGCCCTCCGGCCGTGGTTCGCGCTCTTCGACGGTGACGCGTCCACGTATGTCGCCAGCGGTATCGACACCGCCTGGTACGACGACCGCCACTACCTGCTGATCATGACGGACGCGCACAACGTGGCGCCCCCGATCGACGGCACCAACCCCACCGAGACCCAGGCACGGGACCGGGTGTCCGAACTCGCCGCCCGGCACGCCAGCTTCGCGACCGCCGACTGGTATCCGCTGCCGTCCGTGCTGTCCACCGTCGTGCCCCGTGGCTGA
- a CDS encoding NAD-dependent epimerase/dehydratase family protein: MGVKHGMRVVVVGATGNAGTSVVRALGEAPDIESIVGVARRVPSWSPPKTTWVRADIGRDAGEEADLVRHFEGADAVIHLAWLIQPSHRPAVTWDTNVLGSKRVFEAVARAEVPVLVYASSVGAYSPGPEDGRPVDESWPTDGWPEAAYCREKAYVERMLDAFEREHPQVRVVRMRPGFLFKEEAAAEQRRLFMGPFVPRRLVRSTFLPAVFDLPGLRLQVLHTDDAAEAYRLALGRQVRGAFNLAAEPPVDGETLAGLLDARTMRIPRFAARSAMATAWHLHLLPPSPQLFDAALRLPLMDTTRAQEELGWRPRHTAVETLHEFLTGLRRGTGMDQTAPLAPKLPGGRAREAATTGVGERP, translated from the coding sequence ATGGGTGTCAAGCACGGAATGCGCGTGGTGGTGGTCGGGGCCACCGGCAACGCCGGTACGAGCGTCGTCCGCGCGCTCGGCGAGGCCCCGGACATCGAGTCCATCGTGGGCGTCGCCCGCAGGGTGCCCAGCTGGTCGCCGCCGAAGACCACCTGGGTACGGGCGGACATCGGGCGGGACGCGGGTGAGGAGGCCGACCTCGTACGGCACTTCGAGGGCGCCGACGCGGTCATCCACCTCGCCTGGCTGATCCAGCCCAGCCACCGGCCCGCCGTCACCTGGGACACCAATGTCCTCGGCAGCAAGCGGGTCTTCGAGGCGGTGGCACGGGCCGAGGTGCCGGTACTGGTGTACGCCTCCTCGGTGGGCGCCTACTCGCCCGGCCCCGAGGACGGCCGCCCGGTGGACGAGTCCTGGCCCACCGACGGCTGGCCGGAGGCCGCGTACTGCCGTGAGAAGGCGTATGTGGAGCGGATGCTGGACGCCTTCGAACGGGAGCATCCGCAGGTCCGGGTGGTACGGATGCGGCCCGGCTTCCTCTTCAAGGAGGAGGCGGCGGCCGAGCAGCGCCGGCTGTTCATGGGCCCGTTCGTGCCCCGGCGGCTGGTCCGCTCCACCTTCCTGCCCGCCGTCTTCGACCTGCCCGGACTGCGGCTCCAGGTGCTGCACACCGACGACGCCGCCGAGGCGTACCGGCTGGCGCTCGGCCGTCAGGTGCGCGGCGCCTTCAACCTCGCGGCCGAACCGCCGGTGGACGGCGAGACGCTGGCCGGGCTGCTCGACGCGCGGACGATGCGGATCCCGCGCTTCGCCGCCCGCTCGGCCATGGCCACGGCCTGGCATCTGCATCTGCTGCCGCCCTCGCCCCAGCTGTTCGACGCCGCCCTGCGGCTCCCGCTGATGGACACCACCCGCGCCCAGGAGGAACTGGGCTGGCGGCCCCGGCACACCGCCGTCGAGACGCTCCACGAGTTCCTCACCGGGCTGCGGCGCGGCACCGGGATGGACCAGACCGCGCCGCTGGCCCCCAAGCTGCCCGGCGGACGGGCGCGCGAGGCCGCGACGACCGGCGTGGGGGAGCGGCCCTGA
- a CDS encoding transketolase → MRHEQLSELGQQLRVDSVRAAAAAGSGHPTSSMSAADLLAVLMGNHLRYDFEQPEHPGNDHLIFSKGHASPLLYSVYKAAGALRDEEFITFRKRGSRLEGHPTPRLPWVDVATGSLGQGLPYGVGTAMSGKRLDHVPYRVWVLCGDSEMAEGSMWEAFEHAGYERLDNLTAIIDVNRLGQRGPTRHEWDLDAYARRIRAFDWHTIEIDGHDIEAIDRAYAEALSTVGRPTAIIARTMKGRGVASVENREGMHGKPLKNADEAIAELGGVRNMAVPVLGPPSVTPTRPASEGPLALPRYNTGDSVPSRDAFGEAVAAVGTARGDVVALDGEVGDSTRLEYFHKEHPERYFEFFIAEQQLVAAAVGMQTRGWNPYVSTFAAFFARAYDFIRMASISDADLNLIGSHAGVAIGEDGPSQMGLEDLAAMRAVHGSTVLYPCDANQTAQLTAAMAEQSGIRYLRTTRGGTPVIYPPTESFPIGGSKVVRAGDDDRVTLVGAGVTLHEAVEAADRLAQEGIPARVIDLYSLKPVDAETLRAAAEATGRLVTVEDHHPEGGLGDAVLEAFGDGRPVPRMIRLAVRMMPASSTPEEQLSDAGIDADAIVTAARQLIGKG, encoded by the coding sequence ATGCGACACGAACAGCTCAGCGAGCTCGGGCAGCAGCTCCGTGTGGACTCGGTGCGCGCCGCCGCGGCCGCCGGGTCCGGCCATCCCACGTCGTCGATGTCGGCGGCGGACCTGTTGGCCGTCCTGATGGGAAACCATCTGCGCTATGACTTCGAGCAGCCCGAACACCCGGGCAATGACCACCTGATCTTCTCCAAGGGCCATGCCTCCCCGCTGCTGTACTCGGTGTACAAGGCGGCCGGGGCGCTCCGCGACGAGGAGTTCATCACCTTCCGCAAGCGCGGCAGCAGGCTGGAGGGCCACCCCACCCCCCGGCTGCCGTGGGTGGACGTGGCCACCGGATCGCTCGGACAGGGCCTGCCGTACGGCGTGGGCACGGCGATGAGCGGCAAGCGGCTGGACCATGTGCCCTACCGCGTCTGGGTGCTGTGCGGCGACAGCGAGATGGCCGAGGGCTCGATGTGGGAGGCGTTCGAGCACGCGGGCTACGAGCGGCTGGACAACCTCACCGCCATCATCGATGTGAACCGGCTCGGCCAGCGCGGGCCCACCCGCCACGAATGGGACCTGGACGCCTACGCCCGGCGCATCCGCGCCTTCGACTGGCACACCATCGAGATCGACGGCCATGACATCGAGGCCATCGACCGCGCCTACGCCGAGGCGCTGTCCACCGTCGGCCGCCCCACCGCCATCATCGCCCGCACTATGAAGGGCCGTGGCGTGGCCTCGGTGGAGAACCGCGAGGGCATGCACGGCAAGCCGCTGAAGAACGCGGACGAGGCCATCGCCGAGCTCGGCGGCGTACGCAACATGGCCGTACCGGTGCTCGGCCCGCCCTCGGTGACCCCCACCCGGCCCGCGTCCGAGGGCCCGCTGGCGCTGCCGCGCTACAACACCGGCGACTCGGTGCCCAGCCGTGACGCGTTCGGCGAGGCGGTGGCCGCCGTCGGCACCGCCCGCGGCGATGTGGTGGCGCTCGACGGCGAGGTGGGCGACTCCACCCGGCTGGAGTACTTCCACAAGGAGCACCCCGAGCGGTACTTCGAGTTCTTCATCGCCGAGCAGCAACTGGTGGCCGCGGCCGTCGGCATGCAGACCCGCGGCTGGAACCCGTACGTCTCCACCTTCGCGGCCTTCTTCGCCCGGGCCTACGACTTCATCCGGATGGCCTCCATCAGCGACGCCGACCTCAACCTCATCGGCTCCCACGCCGGGGTGGCCATCGGTGAGGACGGACCCTCGCAGATGGGCCTGGAGGACCTGGCCGCCATGCGGGCGGTGCACGGCAGCACGGTGCTCTACCCGTGTGACGCCAACCAGACCGCCCAGCTGACCGCGGCCATGGCGGAGCAGTCCGGCATCCGCTATCTGCGCACCACCCGCGGCGGAACGCCGGTCATCTACCCGCCCACCGAGAGCTTCCCCATCGGCGGCTCCAAGGTGGTGCGCGCCGGCGACGACGACCGGGTCACCCTGGTCGGCGCCGGGGTCACCCTGCACGAGGCCGTCGAGGCCGCCGACCGGCTGGCCCAGGAGGGCATCCCGGCCCGCGTCATCGACCTGTACTCGCTCAAGCCGGTGGACGCCGAGACGCTGCGCGCCGCCGCCGAGGCGACGGGCCGGCTGGTCACCGTGGAGGACCACCACCCCGAGGGCGGACTGGGCGACGCGGTGCTCGAGGCGTTTGGCGACGGCCGTCCGGTGCCCCGGATGATCCGGCTCGCGGTGCGCATGATGCCGGCCTCCTCGACCCCCGAGGAGCAGTTGAGCGACGCGGGAATCGACGCGGACGCGATCGTCACGGCCGCGCGGCAGCTGATCGGCAAGGGCTGA
- a CDS encoding NAD(P)/FAD-dependent oxidoreductase has translation MSPVRIVIVGAGFAGYQAARTLSRTLRGAADIVLINPNDYFLYLPLLPEVAAGILEPRRVSVSLTGTLPHVRLVLGEVHGVDLDARKIAWRDPDGRSGEMDYDRLVLSVGSVNKLLPIPGVAEHAHGFRGMPEALYLRDHMTRQIEMSGTAADPRERAARRTFVVVGAGYTGTEVAAHGVLFTDSLARKNTSLRDAPRPRWMLLDIAPRVLPELDEKLSRTADRVLRKRGVEVRTRTSVKEATSEGVLLDDGEFVDTRSLIWCVGVRPDPLVEQLGVPTERGRLRADQYLAVPGYPDVLACGDAAAVPDLTRPGQFTPMTAQHAQRQGKVAGHNVLASLGRGTAKPYKHHDLGFTVDLGGVQAAADPLHIPLSGPVANAVTRGYHLMAMPGNRVRVAADWLLDAVLPRQGVQLGMVPPWAVPLDTESPEVAQTARAAADRR, from the coding sequence GTGAGCCCAGTACGCATAGTGATCGTCGGTGCCGGATTCGCCGGTTATCAGGCAGCCCGTACGCTCTCCCGCACCCTGCGCGGCGCGGCGGACATCGTCCTGATCAATCCCAATGACTACTTCCTGTATCTGCCCCTGCTGCCCGAAGTGGCGGCCGGGATCCTGGAACCCCGGCGTGTCTCGGTCTCCCTCACCGGCACCCTGCCGCACGTCCGGCTGGTGCTGGGCGAGGTGCACGGCGTCGACCTGGACGCCCGCAAGATCGCCTGGCGGGACCCGGACGGACGGTCCGGCGAGATGGATTACGACCGGCTCGTCCTCTCCGTGGGCAGCGTCAACAAACTGCTGCCGATTCCCGGAGTGGCCGAGCACGCCCACGGCTTCCGCGGCATGCCCGAGGCGCTCTACCTGCGCGACCACATGACCCGGCAGATCGAGATGTCCGGCACCGCCGCCGACCCCCGGGAGCGGGCGGCCCGCCGCACCTTCGTGGTGGTCGGCGCCGGTTACACCGGCACCGAGGTGGCCGCCCACGGGGTGCTCTTCACCGACTCGCTCGCGCGGAAGAACACCTCGCTGCGCGATGCGCCGCGGCCCCGCTGGATGCTGCTCGACATCGCCCCCCGGGTCCTTCCCGAGCTGGACGAGAAGCTGTCCCGCACGGCCGACCGGGTGCTGCGCAAACGGGGTGTGGAGGTCCGCACCCGCACCTCGGTCAAGGAGGCCACTTCGGAGGGGGTGCTGCTGGACGACGGCGAGTTCGTCGACACCCGGTCGCTGATCTGGTGTGTCGGGGTGCGCCCCGACCCGCTGGTGGAGCAGCTCGGGGTGCCGACCGAACGCGGCCGGCTGAGGGCCGACCAGTATCTGGCCGTGCCCGGCTATCCCGACGTGCTGGCCTGCGGGGACGCCGCCGCGGTGCCCGATCTGACCCGGCCGGGCCAGTTCACCCCGATGACCGCGCAGCACGCCCAGCGGCAGGGGAAGGTCGCCGGCCACAACGTCCTGGCGTCCCTCGGGCGCGGCACCGCCAAGCCGTACAAACACCACGACCTCGGGTTCACCGTCGACCTCGGCGGGGTGCAGGCGGCCGCGGACCCGCTGCACATCCCGCTGTCCGGGCCGGTCGCCAACGCGGTCACCCGCGGCTACCACCTGATGGCGATGCCGGGGAACCGGGTCCGGGTCGCCGCCGACTGGCTGCTCGACGCGGTGCTGCCACGCCAGGGGGTACAGCTCGGGATGGTCCCGCCCTGGGCGGTGCCGCTGGACACCGAGTCGCCCGAAGTCGCGCAGACCGCCCGGGCGGCGGCCGACCGCCGGTAG
- a CDS encoding FAD-dependent monooxygenase, protein MTTALIIGGGIAGTVTAMALRKAGIEAVVYETYPTDAVDAGAFLVVAANGLEALRTIDAHEPVLKNSFPAGRVDFISNTGKRLGNRPMSGSQDGGLGSVTLKRATLARVLREEAVRRGVRVEGGKRLLAAHTSPDGRIVGSFADGGRAVGDMLIGADGIHSLVRRLIDAAAPRPRYTGQHTVCGYTRDADSPPDPDAYTMIFGKQAFFGCTTAPDGEVWWFCNAPAEEMSKAELAAVTSEQWRERLLTLFAEDNTPAADLVRATGDTIVATAAYDIVSTPTWSEEAMVIVGDAAHACAPNAAQGASMAIEDGVVLAKCLRDLRTPQSAFAAYEALRRERVEKVAAAGAGMARRTAPGPVARALRDVTMPRKLDRAGNGSSDWLTGYRIDWDERIDAQTARRRR, encoded by the coding sequence ATGACCACAGCCCTGATCATCGGTGGCGGCATCGCCGGCACGGTGACCGCGATGGCCCTGCGGAAAGCCGGCATCGAAGCGGTCGTCTACGAGACGTACCCCACGGACGCCGTCGACGCCGGTGCGTTCCTCGTCGTCGCAGCCAACGGCCTGGAGGCACTGCGCACCATCGACGCCCATGAACCCGTGCTGAAGAACTCCTTCCCGGCCGGCCGCGTCGACTTCATCAGCAACACCGGCAAGCGGCTCGGCAACCGCCCCATGTCCGGATCGCAGGACGGTGGCCTCGGCTCCGTGACACTCAAACGCGCCACCCTGGCCCGGGTGCTGCGCGAGGAGGCGGTGCGCCGCGGAGTCCGCGTCGAGGGCGGCAAGCGGCTGCTCGCCGCCCACACCAGCCCCGACGGCCGGATCGTCGGCTCCTTCGCGGACGGCGGCCGCGCCGTCGGCGACATGCTGATCGGCGCCGACGGCATCCACTCGCTCGTCCGCAGGCTCATCGACGCGGCCGCGCCCCGGCCCCGCTACACCGGACAGCACACCGTCTGCGGCTACACCCGCGACGCCGACTCGCCCCCGGACCCCGACGCCTACACGATGATCTTCGGCAAGCAGGCGTTCTTCGGCTGCACCACCGCCCCGGACGGCGAGGTCTGGTGGTTCTGCAACGCCCCGGCCGAGGAGATGTCCAAGGCCGAGCTCGCCGCCGTCACCTCCGAGCAGTGGCGGGAGCGGCTGCTGACGCTCTTCGCCGAGGACAACACCCCCGCGGCCGACCTGGTGCGCGCCACCGGCGACACCATCGTGGCCACCGCCGCCTACGACATCGTCTCCACCCCCACCTGGTCCGAGGAGGCCATGGTCATCGTCGGCGACGCCGCGCACGCCTGCGCGCCCAACGCCGCACAGGGCGCCTCGATGGCCATCGAGGACGGTGTCGTACTCGCCAAATGCCTGCGCGATCTGCGCACGCCCCAGTCGGCCTTCGCCGCGTACGAGGCGCTGCGCCGGGAGCGGGTCGAGAAGGTCGCGGCGGCCGGCGCGGGCATGGCCCGCCGCACGGCGCCGGGGCCCGTGGCACGCGCCCTGCGCGATGTCACCATGCCGCGCAAGCTGGACCGGGCGGGCAACGGCTCCTCGGACTGGCTGACCGGCTACCGCATCGACTGGGACGAGCGGATCGACGCGCAGACGGCCCGCCGGCGCCGCTGA
- a CDS encoding Fpg/Nei family DNA glycosylase: MPELPEVEALSAILAERAAGREVARVLPVAVSVLKTYAPPLSALEGRTVTAASRHGKFLDLATDGPHLVVHLAKAGWLRWRDGLPEAPPRPGRGPLALRLLLAGPERSGFDLTEAGTRKGLAVYVVGDPREVPGIARLGPDPLDDSFTLEAFAGLLRGVRHRIKGVLRDQSVIAGIGNAYSDEILHAARMSPYRLASDLTEAEIAGVYEAMGTTLRSAVERSRGLAATDLKGEKRGGMRVHGRAGQPCPVCGDTVREVSFRDSALQYCPTCQTGGKPLADRRLSRLLK, encoded by the coding sequence ATGCCGGAGCTGCCCGAGGTGGAGGCCCTCAGCGCGATCCTGGCCGAGCGTGCCGCCGGCCGGGAGGTCGCCCGCGTCCTCCCCGTCGCGGTGAGCGTCCTGAAGACCTACGCCCCGCCGCTGAGCGCGCTGGAGGGCCGCACCGTCACGGCCGCGTCCCGCCACGGCAAGTTCCTCGACCTGGCAACCGACGGCCCCCATCTGGTGGTCCACCTCGCCAAGGCGGGCTGGCTGCGCTGGCGGGACGGGCTCCCCGAGGCCCCGCCCCGGCCCGGCAGGGGCCCGCTCGCGCTGCGGCTGCTCCTGGCCGGTCCTGAGCGCTCCGGCTTCGACCTCACCGAGGCCGGGACGCGCAAGGGGCTCGCGGTGTACGTGGTCGGTGACCCGCGGGAGGTCCCCGGGATCGCCCGGCTGGGCCCGGACCCGCTGGACGACTCCTTCACCCTGGAGGCGTTCGCCGGGCTGCTGCGCGGTGTGCGCCACCGGATCAAGGGGGTGCTGCGCGACCAGAGCGTCATCGCCGGGATCGGCAACGCCTACTCCGACGAGATCCTGCACGCCGCCCGGATGTCGCCCTACCGGCTCGCCTCGGACCTCACCGAAGCGGAGATCGCCGGGGTGTACGAGGCGATGGGCACCACGCTGCGCTCCGCCGTCGAGCGCTCCCGCGGCCTGGCCGCCACCGACCTCAAGGGGGAGAAGCGCGGCGGTATGCGGGTGCACGGCCGCGCCGGGCAGCCGTGCCCGGTGTGCGGGGACACCGTCCGCGAGGTGTCCTTCCGCGACTCCGCGCTGCAGTACTGCCCCACCTGCCAGACCGGCGGCAAGCCGCTCGCCGACCGGCGGCTGTCCCGGCTGCTCAAGTAG
- a CDS encoding peroxidase family protein, translating to MVDTGQQSVRSEAARGGEVRLGEAARVDETARLGGTARHEVAGEAGDAAYEGYEAYEGGSPEAEWLRFQKLTHELMRMRRYSDGTDGSGAPRPPLAFRGEAALGVENARLRFRDDLPPELCVGYARPGAEYPAVVRLASASGSEGYGATPDLRRLAVRVQAGPEETHDLLATSFPVSHAADAHEFVAFAKATAGAGSTVEKAFGLFVRLPLAVGWATADRMRRNMRIATRHTVGSLARETFWSRGAILWGPAGPVRYQLRPAPGGTPAPPPDGGDPEYLHRELAMRLSTGDIAFELCVQRYLDDRRTPVEDGSVEWRESDAPVVPVAVLTVPCQDLDSARARSAARRVEQLAFNPWHTTEEFRPLGNLNRARKAAYEAAAAHRLGVRAPAAERRPTALLPVPVRAAFDLPVRAAFGLVDRCVPWHRLPAPLGLLNPAALGRTLRRFGLVERDDAPGAPQRPAAAGERPTVARSYDGPTGDPGVARRDVAGAASGRGPAPFHRPDLIHVPHPATVAGELLHRDRFRPATSLNVLSAAWLHFQSPDWVDGACHRWDGSRTYGGGPRLEDGHLPLGPGGVPPIGAPGGWWLGLGAMHTLFAREHDAVREALRRTHPSMSGESAHHTARLVVSALITKIHTVEWIPAILATGMSDIGSKTNWQGPPAHWLSRLGLWLFEASASAGLPRGVPDRPEMPFALAEEFLAVYRTHPLLPDDVELCDHRLGRRTRALGFDEVRGPAAEAVLRKTGLADTLYSFGIAHPGAITLNNYPYALRRFERDGELVDLPVVDLTRARRRGVPRYNDFRARLGTPRIRSFEEVSPDPDTVARLEAVYGSVSQIDTTVGLYAENEPERSGFSETAFRVLLLMATRRIQNDRLLTVDFRPEVYTRLGLDWVAKSSMTSVILRHCPELAGVLPRGAGPFAPWRPVAPSLP from the coding sequence ATGGTCGACACCGGACAGCAGTCCGTACGCAGCGAGGCGGCACGCGGCGGTGAGGTACGCCTGGGCGAGGCGGCGCGCGTGGACGAGACTGCGCGCCTGGGCGGGACGGCACGGCACGAGGTGGCGGGCGAGGCCGGAGACGCGGCGTACGAGGGCTATGAGGCATACGAGGGCGGCAGCCCCGAGGCCGAGTGGCTGCGCTTCCAGAAGCTGACACACGAGCTGATGCGGATGCGGCGGTACTCCGACGGCACGGACGGCTCGGGCGCCCCGCGGCCGCCGCTCGCCTTCCGCGGCGAGGCCGCGCTGGGCGTGGAGAACGCCCGGCTGCGGTTCCGTGACGACCTTCCACCGGAGCTGTGCGTGGGGTACGCCCGGCCGGGCGCCGAGTACCCGGCCGTGGTGCGGCTGGCCAGCGCGAGCGGCTCCGAGGGGTACGGCGCCACGCCCGATCTGCGCCGGCTGGCGGTGCGGGTCCAGGCCGGTCCGGAGGAGACCCACGATCTGCTGGCCACCAGCTTCCCGGTGTCCCACGCCGCCGACGCGCATGAGTTCGTCGCCTTCGCCAAGGCCACGGCGGGCGCCGGGAGCACCGTGGAGAAGGCGTTCGGGCTCTTCGTCCGGCTGCCGCTGGCCGTCGGCTGGGCCACCGCCGACCGGATGCGCCGCAATATGCGGATCGCCACCCGCCACACGGTGGGTTCGCTGGCCCGCGAGACCTTCTGGAGCCGGGGCGCGATCCTGTGGGGCCCGGCCGGTCCGGTGCGCTACCAGCTGCGTCCGGCGCCCGGCGGCACCCCCGCGCCCCCGCCCGACGGCGGCGACCCCGAATATCTCCACCGAGAGCTGGCGATGCGGCTGTCCACCGGCGACATCGCCTTCGAGCTGTGCGTACAGCGCTATCTGGACGACCGCCGGACCCCCGTCGAGGACGGTTCGGTGGAGTGGCGGGAGAGCGACGCGCCGGTCGTCCCGGTCGCGGTGCTCACCGTGCCGTGCCAGGACCTGGACAGCGCCCGGGCCCGGTCGGCGGCCCGCCGGGTCGAACAGCTGGCGTTCAACCCCTGGCACACCACCGAGGAGTTCCGTCCGCTCGGCAACCTCAACCGGGCCCGCAAGGCCGCGTACGAGGCCGCCGCGGCGCACCGGCTCGGCGTGCGCGCCCCCGCCGCCGAGCGGCGTCCCACCGCGCTGCTGCCCGTCCCGGTGCGCGCCGCCTTCGACCTGCCGGTGCGGGCGGCCTTCGGCCTGGTCGACCGCTGTGTGCCCTGGCATCGGCTGCCGGCGCCGCTGGGGCTGCTCAACCCGGCCGCGCTGGGCCGGACACTGCGCCGGTTCGGCCTCGTCGAGAGGGACGACGCACCCGGGGCGCCGCAACGCCCCGCCGCGGCCGGGGAGAGACCGACGGTGGCGCGCTCGTACGACGGCCCGACGGGCGATCCCGGCGTGGCGCGGAGGGACGTGGCCGGGGCCGCCTCCGGCCGTGGTCCCGCGCCGTTCCACCGGCCCGATCTGATCCATGTGCCGCACCCCGCCACGGTCGCCGGAGAGCTGCTGCACCGGGACCGCTTCCGGCCCGCCACCTCACTCAATGTCCTGTCCGCCGCCTGGCTCCACTTCCAGTCCCCCGACTGGGTGGACGGCGCCTGCCACCGGTGGGACGGCTCGCGGACGTACGGCGGCGGGCCGCGCCTGGAGGACGGCCATCTGCCGCTGGGCCCGGGCGGGGTGCCGCCGATCGGTGCGCCCGGCGGCTGGTGGCTGGGGCTCGGCGCCATGCACACGCTCTTCGCCCGTGAGCATGACGCGGTCCGCGAGGCGCTGCGCCGTACCCACCCCTCGATGAGCGGGGAGTCGGCGCACCACACGGCCCGGCTGGTGGTCTCCGCGCTGATCACCAAGATCCATACGGTGGAGTGGATCCCGGCGATCCTCGCCACCGGGATGAGCGACATCGGCTCGAAGACCAACTGGCAGGGACCGCCCGCCCATTGGCTGTCCCGGCTCGGCCTGTGGCTGTTCGAGGCGAGCGCGTCGGCGGGTCTACCCCGTGGCGTACCGGACCGCCCCGAGATGCCGTTCGCGCTCGCCGAGGAGTTCCTGGCGGTCTACCGGACGCATCCGCTGCTCCCGGACGACGTCGAGCTGTGCGACCACCGCCTCGGGCGGCGGACCCGGGCGCTCGGGTTCGACGAGGTGCGGGGCCCGGCGGCCGAGGCGGTGCTGCGCAAGACGGGGCTCGCCGACACCCTGTACTCCTTCGGCATCGCCCATCCGGGCGCGATCACCCTCAACAACTACCCGTACGCACTGCGGCGCTTCGAGCGGGACGGCGAGCTCGTCGATCTGCCGGTGGTGGACCTGACGCGGGCCCGGCGGCGGGGCGTGCCCCGGTACAACGACTTCCGGGCCCGGCTGGGCACCCCCCGGATCCGCTCCTTCGAGGAGGTGTCCCCCGATCCGGACACGGTCGCGCGGCTCGAAGCGGTCTATGGCTCGGTCAGTCAGATCGACACCACGGTGGGGCTGTACGCGGAGAACGAACCCGAGAGGTCCGGCTTCAGCGAGACGGCGTTCCGTGTGCTGCTGCTCATGGCCACCCGGCGGATCCAGAACGACCGCCTCCTGACCGTGGACTTCCGGCCCGAGGTGTATACGCGGCTGGGGCTGGACTGGGTGGCGAAGTCCAGCATGACCTCGGTGATCCTGCGGCACTGCCCGGAGCTGGCCGGGGTGCTGCCGCGCGGGGCGGGTCCGTTCGCGCCCTGGCGGCCGGTGGCGCCGTCCCTGCCCTGA